TGATGCTCAAAGGAGATGCGATCAATTGCAGCCTCAACATTAGAATTGAGGAGCTCTACAACCAATACCAAGATCAGTAATGAAGTGAGCACTGCTTTTTCGAAATGGCTAATTGGCAAAAAGAATGCAATAGGGGCCAATAAAGCGCATAAAGTGAGTTCTTGCCTAAAGGCACTCTCTTCTAAAAATGCATAAACTAGTCCGCACCAAGAATTCTTGGCAGCATGCCAGGCTCTAGTTAAACCACGATTCCCCTTATGGAGGTTTTGGTCGATGTGGTACTTAGTATTCAAAAGAGCTCCAATTAAGCCAATGCAGTCACATGAACTTCAGTGGTGGGTACTGGCTTGAGGTGATTAACAAACTGCTCGGATGCCGCACGCCATGAGAACTTTTCCACATGTGCATGAGCTACTTCTCGAGGAATTTTTAAGGCTTGTATGCAAGCAACTCGTAAGTCCTCATCCATGGCGCCTGCATTTGAGGTTCCTAGCACATTAATAGGGCCGGTCACTGGGCAGGCCGCCACAGGTGTACCGCATGCCATCGCTTCTAACAGAACTAATCCGAAGGTATCGGTCTTGTTTGGAAATACAAACACATCAGCTGCTGCGTAGACTTTCGCTAATTCATGCTGCTGAAGAACGCCAAGATAATTGACTTCAGGATATTTGTCTTTGATACCAGCCATAGCAGGACCATCACCTACAACCCATTTAGATCCAGGCAAATCGATTTCTAAAAAGGCGTTAATGTTTTTTTCAACTGCGACACGTCCAACATATAAAAATATGGGATGAGCTGTATTTAAGGCTTTCGACTCTTGAATTTTAAAAATATCAAGATCTATACCTCTAGATTGGAGCCATTACAGCCATTGAAGGTCCATGGAACTATCGAATAAAGGCATAAGTAATTGCCAATGGAATACCGGTTCGAGCTTTTACATATTCTGGAAAACGAGTGTGATAGGCGGTAGAGAAGGGGAGTTTGTTTTTAACGGCATATGAACGTGCCGATAAGCCTAGGGAACCTTCTGTAGCAATGTGCATCGCATCTGGCGTAAATTCTTTAATTCTTCTGGAAACTTCTTTGCCTGGAAATAAAGATAAAGCAATATCAGGATAAGTCGGGCACGGGATGGATTTAAATCCATTAGGGGTAATTAACTCAACCTGATGACTCATGGCAATTAACTCTGCACGAGTCTGCTTCAGAGTTCTTACAACTCCATTTACTTGCGGATCCCAAGCATCAGTGATGATCATGATTTTCCTAGCACAGCCTCTTTAACAAGTGATTCAATAGCGGGTTGGAAAGTAAGTTCGGGCGCCTCAATTGGTTCGTCTTTGATTTGTGTCCAATGAACAATTTTGAGTTCACCAGCATATGTTTCAACTAAGGCGGTAAGGCTTTCGACCCAATCACCATCATTGCAGTAGAGCAGTCCGTCGATTTCACGAATTTCAGCTTTGTGAATATGGCCACAGACCACTCCATCACAACCACGAAGACGCGCTTCCCTTGCCATAATGTGTTCAAAGTCAGCAATGTAGCTCACCGCATTCTTAACTTGGTGTTTTAAATACTGAGATAGAGACCAATATTGCAAGCCCATCCTTACGCGCAACATATTGAAGTAGCGGTTTACATAGAGGATGAATGAATACAGGGTATCTCCAACATAGGCTAACCATTTCGCGTATTGCATTACGCCATCAAATAGATCACCATGGGTTACCCATAGCTTTCTTCCATCTAATGTGGTGTGAATGACTTCTTCTACAACCTTTACATCCCCAAAGGAGAGGCCAAAGAACTGACGGGCACTTTCATCATGGTTGCCAGGAACATAGATTACTTCAGCACCTTTTCTTGCTTTGCGCAAAAGCTTTTGAACTACGTCATTATGGGCTTGAGGCCAGTAAAATGATTTCTTAAGGCACCATCCATCAATGATGT
The nucleotide sequence above comes from Polynucleobacter necessarius. Encoded proteins:
- a CDS encoding diacylglycerol kinase, encoding MNTKYHIDQNLHKGNRGLTRAWHAAKNSWCGLVYAFLEESAFRQELTLCALLAPIAFFLPISHFEKAVLTSLLILVLVVELLNSNVEAAIDRISFEHHDLSKRAKDFGSAAVMLALLITLLLWGSVCVPIVLNM